The DNA window CAATAATCTTGCTGAAGAGATGGAAGAAAATGATGAAATAAACAGTGTTTACTCTTGGGACAAAATGCAGATGTAATGTGACTTACAATGGGATCAATCTCCCAGCCATGGAGATCTAATGAAGGCCATAAATGGAGCATCAAATGTGCAGCAGTACCAGCACCCTGGAGGACATATAGTTAAAAATTTCAATCATTTGATTCATAGATAAATTTTGAAGAACAATAAGTTCTGTATAAcatgaaaaaggtgaaataccaAGCCAAGGATTGCAACAGGACCCTCTGGAATAATAGCTGGCAAACTAGCAAATTCATCCTGCATAATTAAACACCGGAAAGAACAAATAAAATGCAGGAAATCTCCGAAATTGAAAATGATCAATAGGTTATAAAAGCACAGAATTTAGAAACATTTCaagaaataaaaatgtaatGCCGAAATGTAAAACCGAAGAAGTTTCCAACGTAACATAGCATTTGACACAAAGATGGGGCAGCAGCACAATCAAAACTAATGAGCATATATATACTGGAAAATAGTCCATAATTTGCAGATAAGATAAGAAGCTGGAACATACATACATACCCAATAAGCCCCAGTCCATTTCTGATCCTTGTTAAGAATGCTATGAACATTATCTGCAGCAGCAGCACCATATTCAAGTTAAGACATAGCTCTAGAATCTGTAAAAAAATGAGTAAGAACATAGACTTACGAGTAGAGTCAAGAAGCAACATCCTGGCTTTAGGAGTGTCGACAATTACAATGTCATTGTGGTTGCTCCTCATTGCTGTTATCACTtcatattcttcttcttcttgaacAGAATCCGAAGAAGCAGCAACCGCAGTTTTTGAGTTGGTGTTCAGTTTTGTAGATAATGTTTGAGTTGCATTGTTAGTACGTGCATAGTGATTAGTAAGGAATAAAGATGGTGAGTATATAGTAGAAAATTGATGGTTGTTCCAGTAATTGGTTACTGGAGATGATGATGATACCACCAAATCCTTGAGCTGTAAAGAAAGCATTAGATTTTTGAGAGAATTAAGGTTGCTAGTTACTGTTCTTTTGTTTGTGAGTAAGAGGAAGCAATACAAGTCTTATCTGGTTTCAGTTTGGCCCATTCTTATATAGCCTTGCTCATCATCACATTGAGACTAGTTTAGGCCTGGTTTGGTTTAACTGTACCggagcattaaattgatctcttttcacttaaaaaaaagtttaaaataatttttcattttttatattatcaataATATTAGGGTCTGATTGAAATATAGGCTAAAAATAaacgattattttaaatttttttctaaatgaaaagatgtcaatttaatgctttgcGATACAATGAAAACACAAAAAGACAAATtggggtaaaattaaaaaaaaacttacattAGAGTGTAATTGCAAAAGGGATTAAAGGTGGGGGGGTTTCTGAATGATTAGGCCGATAATTAATGCATatgttaaaaattataatttgatcaaAATAAAAGTTGACACATAAtctttaaatcatattttaattcttaaagATGTAATATACCAAGATTCATGATGATTAGATTTCCTATTCTCTTCAGCTTTGATGGATTAGATTTCAAGCTCGAGCAAGTAGGGTGCACAAATGGCCACTTCCATTATAATCAAGTTACATTATTTTTCAATCAAccgattaaattaattgaattaactagAATCAAATTTATCgaaatatgtaaaatttaagttaaaacTGTTAagttaatttggttaattaaaattttaaaactgtaATTTAACAGATTTTTTCTCCAGTAAAAGAAAACTCAGTCGCACAGAAACTATTACAAATCACTATCAAACTCCCCAATACATTCAAATACCATTTTTAAGCAcataataatcaaaaaaattaaatcatttacATTACAGATCAGAGAGTTCCAAATAATTTCTTATACCAAGAAAATATTACACCTAATAAGACACCAATTCAACATCAAAATCTTCATAAACTACCCAAGAAAAACAAAACCTTAAACCCTAATTACAAAATCAAACCTCATCTTCAAGAAGAAGCATATTAGGAATCCCTTTCTTGACAGGAAATTTCCGACCCGTTTCAGGGCAAATCAAAGCTCCTTCCTCAAGATCAACCTCTAACACCGCGTGGTGAAATTTCCTCATAAACTCTTCCGATTCGAGCATCGCGCACTCCGCTTCCTCCGGCAGCTCGGCGTATCCCATGGCTTTTGCAGCGTCCACGAGAGCTTTCCATTCGATTTTTGCGAACATGTTTTTGAGAAAATCTGGATTGAAATCAACTTCCTTTTTAATTACTGTCTCTGCTTCGATTCGGAGTGGGAATCCGTTTGCGACTCCCTTTATGTTGGAAGATAGCATGTTGTGCGTAAGCAGCCTCATCTCTGTCTTGTCTCCCTATTGCAGCAGCAGCAGTAGAAGCAGGTGAAGAAGGTAGGAGTTGGAACAGAAAATATGGGTCAGCCCTACGACTTGTTTTGTTTGAGTTTTGCTATTTTgctaaaggcctaattacttaaaacccactcaccttataactttttttcatttatatcatgaccttggaaaattttcaattctaccctattttcgatttttatacTTCGTTTgtactctaaaaataaattttttgataatttaattaatttaaagattaaaatattaaaaacaagatatataaatgattaatattaacgttttattagaatataggttaaaaatgaaggattaatttaaattctttttcaaaagaaaataggtcaattcaactcattagggtagagatgaaacataaaaattaaaaatagagtacaattgaaaattttcctaggtcatagtataaataaaaaaaaattataaggtgggtggtttttaagtaattaggcctttgctgaaaaataaatatgtaaaaaataaaggcctaatgtttttttttaaaacgctAATCCTCTGAAAAAATCCGTCATCTTTTACCTTCAATTCATTTGCACTCTCATCTTATAAAATCACTAATTTAActtgaattataatttttcttttcaattgcaTCATAAATGAAAATAGCATGAGTTTACAAGTTTGATGATTTTAAggttttaaaacttttaaaagttaattgtgTACTATCGGCGGTTTTAGGCTCGGGGACGGTTTTAGCGTCGAAAATGCTAGAAAACAATTAATAGCATTAAAagtacaattaaataaaaaaattattaacacaATTATTTGAATTTCTGGGGAAGatattttttgtgttatttaTAACATCAAAGGCTATTTAAagtatatattaaatatgtaggacttttttaaacttttttcaaatgaaaaaaagtcaattcaatattttagggtgcaattgaaatatGATTATACGAAATAGGAAAAATTGGTGAGTATTCAACGTCGagatagaattgaaaaggggctaaaaaaattttaaagcgttagactaaaaataaaatatgatgaCTCGTCAGATAAATATaggaaaaaggtataaaaatgaCTCTAATATTGTTACTGAAGTGTAAAAGTGATCTTAATGATGTTTGATGTAATATTACTACTGAGAAGCAAAAATGATCCCAAGGTAGAGTTAAATAGCCCTAATATTGCCACCgagtaaattatatatttattaaatttttatttatatatactaaaatttcaagtttaaaaaactaaattgaactttaattttttttagttaatttttttgatttaattgacTAACATCAAAACTGATCTGAAAAATAAAACTGtgaatacaaataaaataaaaggaccGTATTGTTTATTTTAAGCAAAATGGAAAAGTATttccccctcaacttgtaagtaattgacaattaacacataaattaattttataggcAAATTAGTCActaacttggtgattatgggcaattaaccCCATTTTGGAAAATTAGCTCGTAAATTAAGGggacaaattgccaatttagggAATAATTATCTTATAAGATTAGGAGGGCAAATTGTCAAAATGGAGTTAATTGCCCATAATTAACAAGTTCGTGGCTAATTTgtccataaaattaatatatatataattgtccATTACTTACAAATTTAAGGGGtaaattgccacttaagtcaaATATGACATATGACATATGTGTGAACCTGagaataattttctctttatatGGCAATTTTAAATCTTCTCTTTTAATCTCTCAATTTCTCCCTCGCATCTTCTTCTCTTTCAGTTTCTTTaaatgtttcttttgtcaatCACTAAAAGGAGCAATATATTGCTAAGAAAGAATTCAGTACAAGCTAAAACATGTTTAATCcatgtttatataattttgacTAAAACTCGCACTTCTAATACCAACAGAATCCTTAAACCTGAAAAACACTTAATCACTTGAGGGACAATACCACAAATCTAGCCTGAAATAGTcttgaaatttgtttaaaagttAGGATCGAACATAATGGATATAGGCATAAATGTTTTCAGGCTCCCCCTCAGACGAGGACTTGTTCATAATGGATATAGGcataaatgtttgtttttgtggTTGTGAATGGTTTGGTAAAAAGGTTTGTAAGGTCATCGGTTTCTATCAGTTCGGTTGGTTAACTTGGTCAGCCAGTTTTTTTACTCACCCCTAATATACATTACTAATTTGGTAACAATTATCATTcgcaaaaaaatatatattttataatccaTCTTCTATAATCCTCCTTGCATGACGATGTTTTATTTACCCAATTCTCTTCAAAAAATACATATctcaaaaatcacattttattTCATCCACTTATTTATTGTCACGTTaggtgatttaaaaaaaatggattaaaaagGACAATTATATAACTGTTTACACCGGACCAAATAATTATTGGATAGGAGCTTCATGTGGGCTTACAAGGGATTCGGGCCCAACGAAAAGTCTTTTATTTATTGCTTTTTCTGTTTTATAGGAATttgtaactcattaggagtattttatcttttagaattttagtcctagttgaattaggagtcttagttatgaggagctataaatagctcagagcttcattatttttgtatcaacaaatcaatcaatcaaaaaccaagcccagtgctttttatcccgcaatctccggattgttttaatttaggagtagttttcggtattaatctcgcctgagtccgtgactcccagattattatcttttagatcacgtggttaagtgtctttaaccaaacaagccctgtgaatatctgcataggttcgttaaagtatcaaacctcaaaccgatcccgattataaattcaaagattcgagtccggaatatttccaggcgaacatcttttggcgactccactggggaccagtttatggttagcacaaaaacggactttaaagacgattccaggcacgctcggtctatacgccgacaacaacggaaggaaggtgacatagtagacgaatcagattcggatagagcagaaaccatggccaaggacaaacaggtgaaccaatcaagCAAGGCGCCGAATACAACGGACGCCGAGGGGAGCCTACCTAAGGACAAGGTCGACGACGCGACCGATGACATGATAGACT is part of the Mercurialis annua linkage group LG3, ddMerAnnu1.2, whole genome shotgun sequence genome and encodes:
- the LOC126673121 gene encoding uncharacterized protein LOC126673121 — protein: MLSLQLKDLVVSSSSPVTNYWNNHQFSTIYSPSLFLTNHYARTNNATQTLSTKLNTNSKTAVAASSDSVQEEEEYEVITAMRSNHNDIVIVDTPKARMLLLDSTHNVHSILNKDQKWTGAYWDEFASLPAIIPEGPVAILGLGAGTAAHLMLHLWPSLDLHGWEIDPILIDKARQYFGLSDLEIPTTDGGILRVHVDDALSPAENDSGKFAGIIIDLFSEGRVLLQLHEVATWLDLSKRLMPNGRFMVNCGGISEKPDNADGTWMENPTVKALSEAFPGQVNWKRVPETEGSNFLAFTGPLPDFTFWASKLPHPLSENVKRWKPCS
- the LOC126673122 gene encoding multifunctional methyltransferase subunit TRM112 homolog A-like yields the protein MRLLTHNMLSSNIKGVANGFPLRIEAETVIKKEVDFNPDFLKNMFAKIEWKALVDAAKAMGYAELPEEAECAMLESEEFMRKFHHAVLEVDLEEGALICPETGRKFPVKKGIPNMLLLEDEV